The Zonotrichia albicollis isolate bZonAlb1 chromosome 6, bZonAlb1.hap1, whole genome shotgun sequence genome window below encodes:
- the C6H14orf132 gene encoding uncharacterized protein C14orf132 homolog isoform X2 translates to MDLSFMAAQLPVMGGAFMDSPNEDFSTEYSLFNSSANVHAASSMQNPPEETSRSSNDAILLWIAIIATIGNIVVVGVVYAFTF, encoded by the coding sequence CTTCCTGTTATGGGAGGAGCCTTTATGGACTCACCCAACGAGGACTTTAGTACAGAGTACTCCCTGTTCAACTCATCAGCCAACGTCCATGCAGCTTCTTCCATGCAGAATCCACCAGAAGAGACATCCCGTTCTTCAAATGATGCCATATTGTTATGGATTGCAATAATAGCAACAATTGGAAATATTGTGGTTGTGGGAGTTGTGTATGCCTTCACCTTCTAG